A section of the Sphaerodactylus townsendi isolate TG3544 linkage group LG11, MPM_Stown_v2.3, whole genome shotgun sequence genome encodes:
- the LOC125441079 gene encoding succinate--CoA ligase [ADP-forming] subunit beta, mitochondrial-like — protein sequence MRLLKEAGISVPDGILAKTPEEAYKAAKKIGSQDLIVKAQILAGDRRKGVFEGGFKGGVKVVFSAEEAREVSSRMIGKKLFTQQTGKKGRICSQVLVCKRIYPRRECYFAILMEPSFQGPVLIGSSQGGVSIEEVAAEDPDAIIKEPVDIMEGLRSEQALQFAEKIGFPTHLVREAADHMIKLYNFFIEHDATMVEINPLAEDSMGSVVCLDAKMTFDGNAAYRQEEIFRLQDWAQEDERDRNAAKADLSYVGLEGRIGCLVNGAGLAMATMDIIQFHGGLPANFLNVGGGATVQQVTEALKIITSKTTVEAILVNIFGGLMRRLTLMIAYRGSSSSSWQAEDPGLYELDAAAKTVVKISEIMILAKEAQVDVKF from the exons ATGAGGCTGCTGAAGGAGGCGGGCATCTCCGTCCCGGACGGGATCCTTGCAAAGACGCCGGAAGAGGCTTACAAAGCAGCCAAAAAAATTGGCTCCCAGGACCTCATTGTCAAGGCCCAGATTTTAGCTGGTGACCGGAGGAAGGGAGTCTTTGAAGGCGGCTTCAAAGGTGGGGTGAAGGTGGTCTTTTCTGCGGAGGAAGCCAGAGAAGTTTCCTCCCGCATGATCGGGAAGAAGCTCTTCACGCAGCAGACGGGGAAGAAGGGCCGCATCTGCAGCCAGGTCTTGGTGTGCAAGCGCATCTACCCCAGGAGAGAGTGCTACTTCGCCATCCTGATGGAGCCGTCCTTCCAGGGCCCGGTCCTCATCGGCAGCTCTCAGGGCGGGGTCAGCATTGAGGAGGTGGCTGCCGAGGATCCTGACGCCATCATAAAGGAGCCGGTGGACATCATGGAAGGCCTTCGAAGCGAGCAAGCCCTTCAGTTCGCTGAGAAAATTGGGTTCCCCACTCACCTGGTCCGTGAAGCCGCTGATCACATGATTAAACTGTACAACTTCTTCATTGAACACGATGCCACCATGGTAGAAATCAACCCCCTGGCAGAAGATTCGATGGGGTCCGTGGTGTGCCTGGATGCCAAGATGACCTTTGACGGCAACGCCGCCTACCGTCAGGAGGAAATCTTCCGGCTTCAGGACTGGGCCCAGGAGGACGAGAGAGACAGGAATGCAGCCAAGGCAGATCTCAGCTACGTCggcttggaggggaggatcggctGTCTGGTGAACGGGGCCGGGCTGGCCATGGCCACCATGGACATCATACAATTCCACGGGGGCCTGCCGGCCAACTTTCTGAACGTGGGGGGCGGCGCAACGGTGCAGCAAGTGACTGAGGCCCTTAAAATCATCACCTCCAAAACCACCGTGGAGGCGATCCTGGTCAACATCTTTGGAGGCCTGATGCGCCGCTTGACATTGATGATCGCCTACAggggatcatcatcatcatcatggcagGCTGAGGATCCTGGA CTTTATGAGTTGGATGCAGCCGCCAAAACGGTCGTCAAGATCTCGGAAATAATGATCTTGGCCAAGGAAGCCCAGGTGGACGTGAAGTTTTAG
- the LOC125441094 gene encoding zinc finger protein OZF-like has protein sequence MEDRIPEASSPGWAAPEVAVKEEPEEEVCIRPPQGPTGMPAPLPPGTGIKEEMRIKAEPVDDAYRGPPWGDSEGESGEDTDASDVRPDVIVKMEPEEEEEEEGGPLRSPPGQATAPSVLQEGGHTELSQPSPEAASERTDGIRVMASSFQSSRRLTVPGGPPTGGEKLCPPAQAASEPAKRPKSHTAAERPFACSVCAKRFQHRGNLITHLRVHTGEKPFPCAECGKSFSQKGDLMRHTRIHTGEKPFECGVCGKSFCSKQTFVLHQRIHTGEKPYSCEECGKAFNRKANFITHQKIHRGERPFVCGECGKGFCAKKTFILHQKIHVGDRPFGCTECGKSFSRNGDLTRHQRIHTGERPFACADCGKCFSHNGELIKHQRIHTGEKPFACLECGKSFNRKGTLITHQRIHTGERPFVCGECGKTFNLKTTLMKHRRIHTGERPFTCLECGKSFKYKGNLRTHHLTHTVERVYPCTECGVIFSQRKELKAHQAAHAGSCLLPCYGDEGEDGDPFLQVHPLLLSCTPLQVPLETLSKLKQEAGYQRMELEGPDP, from the exons ATGGAGGACAGGATCCCCGAAGCCTCCAGCCCAG GCTGGGCTGCCCCAGAGGTTGCTGTGAAAGAGGAGCCAGAGGAAGAGGTGTGCATCAGACCCCCACAAGGCCCCACGGGGATGCCGGCCCCACTGCCCCCTGGAACTG GCATCAAGGAGGAGATGAGGATAAAGGCCGAGCCGGTGGACGATGCATATCGTGGCCCTCCGTGGGGTGACAGCGAGGGAGAGTCTGGCGAGGACACAGATGCCT cCGACGTCAGACCTGATGTGATTGTGAAGATGGAgccggaggaggaagaggaggaggaggggggccccCTCAGAAGTCCGCCTGGCCAGGCAACAGCTCCCAGCGTCCTTCAAGAGG GTGGCCACACAGAGCTGAGCCAGCCCTCACCAGAAGCGGCAAGTGAGCGAACAGACGGGATTCGGGTGATGGCTTCTTCCTTCCAGAGCTCCCGCAGGCTGACGGTACCTGGAGGACCCCCCACTGGTGGGGAGAAGCTCTGCCCTCCAGCCCAGGCCGCCTCTGAGCCAGCTAAGCGGCCCAAGAGCCACACGGCTGCCGAGAGGCCCTTTGCTTGCAGTGTCTGTGCGAAGCGGTTCCAGCACCGGGGGAATCTGATCACTCACTTGCGGGTGCACACGGGGGAGAAGCCCTTTCCCTGTgcggagtgtgggaagagcttcagccaGAAGGGGGACCTGATGCGCCACACGCGCATCCACACGGGGGAAAAGCCCTTCGAGTGTGGCGTCTGCGGCAAGAGCTtctgctccaagcagacctttgtTCTCCACCAGCGCATCCACACGGGCGAGAAGCCGTATTCCTGCGAGGAGTGCGGCAAGGCCTTCAACCGCAAGGCCAACTTCATCACCCACCAGAAGATCCACCGGGGCGAGCGGCCTTTCGTCTGCGGGGAGTGCGGCAAGGGCTTCTGCGCCAAGAAGACCTTCATCCTCCACCAGAAGATCCACGTGGGGGACCGGCCCTTCGGCTGCACCGAGTGCGGCAAGAGCTTCAGCCGCAACGGCGACCTCACCCGGCACCAGCGCATCCATACCGGGGAGCGGCCCTTCGCCTGCGCCGACTGTGGGAAGTGCTTCAGCCACAATGGGGAGCTGATCAAGCACCAGCGCATCCACACGGGCGAGAAGCCCTTCGCCTGCCTGGAGTGCGGGAAGAGCTTCAACCGCAAGGGCACCCTCATCACCCACCAGCGCATCCACACCGGTGAGCGGCCCTTCGTGTGCGGGGAGTGCGGCAAGACCTTCAACCTGAAGACCACCCTGATGAAGCACCGGCGCATCCACACCGGCGAGCGCCCCTTCACCTGCCTCGAGTGCGGCAAGAGCTTCAAGTACAAGGGCAACCTCCGGACGCACCACCTCACCCACACGGTGGAGAGGGTGTACCCCTGCACCGAATGCGGCGTCATCTTCAGCCAGAGGAAGGAGCTGAAGGCCCACCAGGCCGCCCACGCCGGGAGCTGCCTGCTGCCCTGCTACGGGGACGAGGGCGAGGACGGGGACCCCTTCCTGCAGGTGCACCCGCTGCTGCTCTCCTGCACCCCTCTGCAGGTGCCCCTCGAAACCCTGTCCAAACTCAAGCAGGAGGCCGGCTACCAGCGGATGGAGCTGGAGGGCCCCGATCCatag